In a single window of the Candidatus Nezhaarchaeales archaeon genome:
- a CDS encoding Lrp/AsnC ligand binding domain-containing protein, whose translation MLILPIRAFVLVTTKPGSSEEVVKARRVKGVKLANSVLGRYDAVLVIEVKDLKELQHTIYEVLEKVPSVVRTETLITIFHPPEA comes from the coding sequence GTGTTAATACTGCCCATAAGGGCCTTCGTACTAGTTACGACGAAGCCCGGATCATCTGAAGAGGTAGTTAAGGCTAGACGGGTTAAAGGGGTGAAGCTAGCTAACTCGGTCCTCGGTAGGTACGACGCGGTGCTGGTTATTGAGGTTAAAGACCTTAAGGAGCTTCAGCATACAATATACGAAGTACTCGAAAAAGTGCCTAGCGTCGTCCGTACGGAGACGCTAATCACCATCTTCCATCCACCTGAAGCGTAA
- a CDS encoding Lrp/AsnC ligand binding domain-containing protein, with product MVKAYILMRTRPGTSQEVVAALRKVKGVIRADSVYGRFDAVILVEAESLEALSRLVYEVIGKQPNVVHTETSVVLE from the coding sequence ATGGTTAAGGCTTACATCCTTATGAGGACTCGGCCCGGTACCTCTCAGGAGGTAGTTGCCGCTTTAAGGAAGGTTAAAGGCGTTATACGCGCTGACTCCGTTTACGGTAGGTTTGACGCAGTAATACTCGTGGAAGCCGAAAGCCTTGAGGCTTTAAGCCGCCTAGTTTATGAGGTAATAGGTAAGCAGCCTAACGTTGTTCACACCGAGACGTCAGTAGTCTTAGAATGA
- a CDS encoding type II toxin-antitoxin system VapC family toxin — protein MVDATAVIAFFLREEGWLKLSEYMSTAISLDHVVKEFYNAVWKALRLRKAVGVNEAMRIIQLFKEYLKRNMILEDERNHIDSAFKIAVENEITIYDSLYIALAQSIHKPLLSLDEKQRTVAQKYDVKVLP, from the coding sequence GTGGTTGATGCAACCGCCGTAATAGCCTTCTTCCTACGTGAAGAAGGTTGGTTGAAGCTATCGGAGTATATGTCTACGGCAATATCTTTAGACCACGTAGTTAAGGAGTTTTATAATGCGGTCTGGAAAGCACTACGTTTAAGAAAAGCGGTAGGCGTTAATGAAGCTATGAGGATTATTCAGCTATTTAAGGAGTACTTGAAGCGAAATATGATTTTAGAGGATGAAAGGAACCATATAGATTCAGCCTTTAAGATAGCAGTAGAGAATGAAATAACGATTTACGATTCACTATACATAGCTTTAGCGCAAAGCATACATAAACCCCTACTTAGCCTTGACGAGAAGCAGAGAACGGTAGCGCAGAAATACGATGTAAAAGTTCTTCCCTAG
- a CDS encoding FUN14 domain-containing protein: protein MAEEITHLITQLGFGGVLGFIVGYAFKKLMKLFLVFLGLYFISLMYLAYNGFITIHYEKFSKAFEGLSSLAQGGFTLPSFLTANIPMVGGFVVGLGLGFKMG, encoded by the coding sequence TTGGCCGAGGAAATAACTCATCTAATTACGCAGTTAGGGTTCGGCGGTGTTTTAGGCTTCATTGTCGGCTACGCCTTTAAGAAGCTGATGAAGCTTTTCCTGGTCTTCCTAGGTTTATACTTCATATCGTTAATGTACCTCGCCTACAATGGCTTCATAACCATACATTACGAGAAGTTTTCAAAGGCCTTCGAAGGCCTATCGAGCTTAGCCCAGGGAGGCTTTACTCTTCCCAGCTTCCTAACGGCTAACATACCGATGGTAGGAGGCTTCGTAGTAGGCTTAGGGCTCGGCTTTAAGATGGGTTAA
- the ade gene encoding adenine deaminase, with translation MKPPPLWEVFPELVATAMGRVKADFVVQNATLIDVYSGELIEGVNVAIKRGRIASVSRVGSVAGGEVLEADGAYLAPGFLDGHVHVESSMLTPTGFAKAVLPRGTTGVFMDPHEIANVLGVEGVKLIIEESKRLPLRFFVLIPSCVPASTPELETSGAGVSVKDVEELLKLDEVVGLAEVMNYPGVLAGDNKLHGEIQASLRAGKVVDGHCIGLSDLELSAYVASGISSCHESTGLDEALGKVRLGMYVMAREGSAWRDLAEVLKVVTRMKVDPRRVILVTDDRSPKDLLTEGHVDFLVRRAIEEGVDPVTAIQMVTLNTAERFKVDGDLGGIAPGRYADLVLLRGLERVEVDTVIVNGEVVSRGGKLLVELKPPPLPERVRRTVKLKRFLTPDDFKVKASKDTGKVKVRVIRVIEGKALTEALVEPLPVKDGFITPGVEDGVAKVAVVERHGLTGGIGLGFVKGFNLKMGAVASTVAHDSHNLVVVGVNDGDMAAAVNRLVELGGGIIAVYNSKTIGLVELPVAGLMSDKDPEVVVKEVEGLEEAWRNLGSTVASPFMLMSLLALPVIPKLRITDKGLVLVEPEGAKLVSLEV, from the coding sequence TTGAAGCCTCCACCGCTATGGGAGGTTTTCCCGGAGTTAGTGGCAACGGCGATGGGCCGTGTAAAAGCGGACTTCGTAGTTCAAAACGCGACTCTAATCGACGTTTACAGCGGCGAATTGATTGAGGGGGTTAACGTAGCTATTAAACGTGGTAGGATAGCTTCGGTGAGCCGCGTAGGAAGCGTGGCCGGCGGTGAAGTATTGGAGGCTGATGGCGCCTATCTAGCTCCGGGCTTTCTTGACGGGCACGTTCACGTTGAAAGTAGTATGCTTACACCTACAGGCTTCGCTAAAGCGGTGCTTCCACGAGGTACTACGGGCGTCTTCATGGATCCGCATGAAATAGCTAACGTTTTAGGCGTGGAAGGGGTTAAGCTGATTATTGAGGAGTCTAAACGGTTGCCGTTAAGGTTTTTCGTATTAATACCTTCATGCGTACCGGCTTCAACCCCTGAACTTGAAACGTCGGGGGCTGGGGTAAGCGTTAAGGACGTAGAGGAACTATTAAAACTGGATGAGGTTGTAGGGTTAGCCGAGGTGATGAACTACCCAGGCGTACTGGCTGGAGACAATAAGCTTCACGGGGAGATCCAAGCTAGTTTAAGGGCTGGCAAGGTGGTTGATGGCCACTGCATCGGGCTATCCGACTTGGAATTATCGGCGTACGTGGCTTCAGGTATATCCTCCTGTCATGAATCCACGGGCCTCGATGAAGCGTTAGGGAAGGTTAGGCTAGGCATGTACGTAATGGCTAGGGAGGGATCGGCTTGGCGTGATTTAGCCGAGGTATTAAAGGTTGTAACGAGGATGAAGGTAGACCCGCGCCGCGTAATACTAGTAACCGATGATAGGAGCCCGAAGGACCTATTAACCGAGGGACACGTGGACTTCCTAGTTAGAAGGGCTATCGAGGAAGGTGTAGACCCTGTAACCGCCATCCAGATGGTTACGTTAAACACCGCCGAACGCTTTAAGGTTGACGGAGATCTAGGCGGTATAGCGCCGGGTAGGTATGCTGATCTAGTACTCCTAAGAGGCCTTGAAAGGGTTGAAGTGGACACCGTAATCGTTAACGGGGAAGTAGTAAGTAGGGGGGGTAAGCTACTCGTTGAGCTTAAACCTCCACCCCTCCCCGAACGAGTAAGGAGGACGGTTAAACTTAAGCGGTTTTTAACGCCCGACGACTTTAAGGTTAAAGCTTCGAAGGATACTGGGAAGGTTAAAGTTAGAGTGATAAGGGTTATTGAGGGGAAGGCTTTAACCGAGGCCCTAGTAGAACCCCTACCGGTTAAGGATGGCTTCATTACCCCCGGCGTTGAAGACGGCGTGGCTAAGGTGGCCGTGGTTGAACGTCATGGGCTTACGGGCGGTATAGGGCTAGGCTTCGTTAAAGGCTTCAACCTGAAGATGGGGGCCGTGGCTTCGACCGTCGCTCACGATAGCCATAATCTAGTGGTAGTAGGCGTAAACGACGGCGACATGGCAGCCGCCGTTAACCGACTGGTAGAGCTAGGAGGCGGGATTATAGCCGTTTACAACTCGAAAACTATAGGCCTCGTCGAACTACCCGTAGCCGGGTTAATGTCGGATAAGGATCCCGAAGTAGTGGTTAAAGAGGTTGAAGGGTTGGAGGAGGCTTGGCGTAACCTAGGATCCACCGTAGCCTCACCCTTCATGCTTATGTCGCTCCTTGCCCTACCAGTAATACCGAAGCTAAGGATCACCGATAAAGGGTTAGTACTGGTTGAACCTGAGGGGGCTAAACTGGTAAGCCTCGAGGTTTAA
- a CDS encoding DUF211 domain-containing protein has translation MDIRIKRLVIDALKSRECSIIELSKDLCATSGTDEVNVVVTEVDAKTETIRITMLGGSINYEEVAKVVADHGATIKSIDEVNVYRLKAGLDNG, from the coding sequence GTGGATATAAGGATTAAACGCCTAGTTATAGACGCGCTTAAATCTAGGGAGTGCTCCATCATTGAGCTATCTAAGGATTTATGCGCTACTAGCGGAACCGATGAAGTTAACGTTGTTGTAACCGAGGTGGACGCTAAGACTGAGACCATTAGGATAACGATGTTAGGAGGAAGCATAAACTACGAGGAAGTAGCTAAAGTCGTAGCCGATCATGGCGCGACCATTAAAAGCATTGACGAGGTAAACGTTTACAGGTTAAAGGCGGGGCTAGATAATGGTTGA
- the glnA gene encoding type I glutamate--ammonia ligase, with product MEVVDLLRREGVRFIDLHFTDLPGRLQHTTINSRDLTVEAFEEGLPKLDGSSIRGFVEIHESDMVLKPDPSTLAVIPWMPPQVKTARLICDVYLSYAEGRFTRDPRAVAQRAEEVLRREGYSLSYWGPEPEFFVFDKVCWDVLTPFKGQSYSIESREAAWSSQLGVGYPLRFKEGYFPAPPHDTLMEFRSECVLALENHFHVPCSVHHHEVATAGQCEINIVHDTLTNAADSVMTLKYVIKNIARRHGMTATFMPKPIFGDNASGMHVHVSLWRNGKNLFYDPDDAYAELSQLGRYFVGGLIEHGQSLAAIVAPTTNSYKRLTPGHEAPVYLVWSRRNRSASIRIPVYHKGAAAAKRIEYRPPDPSCNPYLCFAAILAAGLDGVRKKIDPGDPLDEDVYKLTPERRRQLGLKELPGSLKEAVEHLQSDHEYLEPIFSRDVIDKIVENGLKDYVEVVMRPHPYEFHLYFDI from the coding sequence ATGGAGGTAGTAGACCTCCTTAGAAGGGAGGGTGTAAGATTTATAGACCTCCACTTCACGGATCTACCCGGTAGGCTACAGCATACCACTATTAACTCTCGCGACCTAACCGTTGAAGCCTTTGAAGAAGGGCTTCCGAAGCTGGACGGCTCCAGTATTAGGGGCTTCGTCGAGATCCACGAGTCCGACATGGTTTTAAAGCCCGATCCTTCAACGCTAGCAGTAATACCATGGATGCCGCCCCAAGTAAAGACCGCTAGGCTAATATGCGACGTATACCTCAGCTACGCCGAAGGACGCTTCACTAGGGATCCTAGAGCCGTAGCTCAAAGGGCTGAAGAAGTACTTAGAAGGGAAGGCTATAGCCTATCGTACTGGGGCCCGGAGCCTGAGTTCTTCGTCTTCGATAAGGTATGCTGGGACGTTTTAACGCCTTTTAAGGGTCAAAGCTACTCCATAGAGTCTAGGGAGGCGGCATGGTCTTCGCAGCTAGGAGTAGGCTACCCCTTAAGGTTTAAGGAAGGCTACTTCCCAGCCCCGCCTCACGACACCCTAATGGAGTTTAGAAGCGAATGCGTGCTGGCCCTCGAAAACCATTTTCACGTACCTTGCTCCGTCCACCACCACGAAGTGGCGACGGCCGGGCAGTGTGAAATAAACATCGTTCACGACACCTTGACTAACGCGGCCGACAGCGTTATGACCCTTAAGTACGTCATTAAGAACATAGCCCGCCGCCACGGTATGACGGCGACATTCATGCCTAAGCCGATCTTCGGCGATAACGCCTCCGGGATGCACGTTCACGTAAGCCTATGGAGGAACGGTAAAAACCTCTTCTACGACCCCGACGACGCCTACGCGGAGTTAAGCCAGCTCGGTAGATACTTCGTCGGAGGGTTAATCGAGCACGGTCAAAGCCTAGCAGCCATAGTAGCTCCAACCACAAACTCCTATAAACGCCTAACGCCGGGACATGAAGCACCCGTCTACCTTGTTTGGAGTAGACGTAACCGTTCAGCCAGCATCAGGATACCGGTCTACCATAAGGGGGCGGCGGCCGCGAAGAGAATTGAATACCGACCACCAGACCCATCCTGTAACCCCTACCTATGCTTCGCCGCCATCCTAGCCGCGGGCTTAGACGGCGTAAGGAAGAAGATCGATCCAGGAGACCCCCTAGACGAAGACGTATACAAGTTAACGCCCGAACGTCGAAGGCAGCTCGGCTTAAAGGAGCTACCCGGAAGCTTAAAGGAGGCCGTCGAACACCTTCAAAGCGACCACGAATACCTAGAACCCATCTTCAGCCGGGACGTAATCGATAAGATAGTTGAGAACGGTTTAAAGGATTACGTTGAAGTAGTTATGAGACCCCACCCATACGAGTTCCACCTATACTTCGACATCTAG